One segment of Metallosphaera cuprina Ar-4 DNA contains the following:
- a CDS encoding cobalamin B12-binding domain-containing protein — protein sequence MEKRIKVVVAKLGLDGHDRGAKVVARALKDAGMEVVYTGLRQTPEQIVRTAIQEDADVIGISILSGAHLELIPKIVEAMRKVGLNDVGLIVGGVIPPEDIDRLKSMGVDEVFLPGTSLKEIANKVTNLAIAKRGIRVER from the coding sequence ATGGAGAAACGAATTAAGGTAGTTGTGGCCAAATTAGGATTGGACGGGCATGATAGAGGGGCTAAAGTTGTTGCTAGGGCCTTAAAGGATGCCGGAATGGAAGTCGTATATACTGGACTTAGACAGACTCCGGAGCAAATAGTTAGAACTGCAATCCAAGAGGACGCTGACGTCATTGGGATAAGTATACTGAGCGGTGCACATTTGGAGTTGATACCCAAGATTGTTGAAGCCATGAGAAAAGTTGGATTGAACGATGTGGGTCTAATAGTAGGAGGAGTCATACCTCCAGAGGACATTGACAGGCTTAAATCCATGGGAGTTGACGAGGTCTTCTTACCAGGAACTAGTTTAAAGGAGATTGCCAATAAGGTAACAAATTTAGCTATAGCTAAAAGAGGTATAAGAGTTGAGCGATGA